A genome region from Natronosalvus rutilus includes the following:
- a CDS encoding ABC transporter ATP-binding protein, producing MGKLELRDLTKVFDGGGNGIVAVDELNVTIEDGDFLVLVGPSGCGKSTTLRCIAGLERATSGEIRLDGRNITDAKPKDRDMAMVFQNYALYPHMTVRKNIGYGLKITTDLSSDEIDERVESTAELLEISDLLNQKPKELSGGQQQRVALGRAIIREPEVFLMDEPLSNLDAKLRTQMRTEIQQLQQNMDVTTIYVTHDQTEAMTMGDKIAILNDGQLQQIGTPLVCYHKPDNQFVAGFIGSPSMNFLDVTRDGDRLLNDVFEYELSEETVSMLEGTTDQMTLGIRPEHIELTDGSEPNAIMTQVDVVEPMGEVTYAYIEIGDQIYTLSVDGETRIDAGDDIAVVFPEEKIHLFDDRSGAAIKNSTTTDHVEPTQRL from the coding sequence ATGGGCAAACTCGAATTACGCGACCTGACGAAGGTGTTCGACGGAGGCGGTAACGGTATCGTCGCCGTCGACGAATTGAACGTCACGATCGAAGACGGCGACTTTCTGGTCCTCGTGGGACCCTCCGGCTGTGGGAAGTCGACGACGCTCCGATGCATCGCCGGCCTGGAGCGGGCGACCAGCGGGGAAATACGGCTCGACGGACGAAACATCACCGACGCCAAACCGAAGGATCGGGACATGGCGATGGTGTTCCAGAACTACGCGCTGTATCCTCACATGACAGTCCGGAAAAACATCGGGTACGGACTGAAGATCACGACGGACCTCTCGAGCGACGAAATCGACGAACGCGTGGAATCGACGGCCGAACTCCTCGAGATCAGCGACCTCCTCAATCAGAAGCCGAAGGAACTCTCTGGCGGCCAGCAACAGCGCGTGGCGCTGGGACGGGCCATTATTCGCGAGCCCGAAGTCTTCCTGATGGACGAGCCGCTGTCGAACCTGGACGCCAAGCTTCGAACGCAGATGCGGACGGAGATCCAGCAACTCCAGCAGAACATGGACGTCACCACGATCTACGTCACGCACGACCAGACCGAGGCGATGACCATGGGCGACAAGATCGCCATCCTCAACGACGGCCAACTGCAACAGATCGGTACACCGCTTGTGTGTTACCACAAGCCCGACAACCAGTTCGTCGCCGGGTTCATCGGCTCGCCATCGATGAACTTCCTCGACGTAACCCGCGACGGGGACCGATTGCTCAACGACGTGTTCGAGTACGAACTGTCCGAGGAGACGGTATCGATGCTCGAGGGAACGACGGATCAGATGACCCTCGGCATTCGACCCGAGCACATCGAACTGACCGATGGAAGCGAACCGAACGCGATCATGACGCAGGTGGACGTCGTCGAACCGATGGGGGAAGTAACCTACGCCTACATCGAAATCGGGGACCAGATTTACACGCTCAGCGTCGATGGCGAGACGCGTATCGACGCGGGAGACGACATCGCCGTGGTGTTTCCGGAAGAGAAGATCCACCTCTTCGACGACAGATCGGGGGCAGCGATCAAGAATAGTACGACGACGGACCACGTCGAACCGACCCAGCGACTCTAG
- a CDS encoding ABC transporter substrate-binding protein, whose product MASHNSSPETADSSTGPSRRLFVKAAAAGVPIAFAGCLGGGGDGNGNGNGIGNGNGNQTGPDAEEGDPVEGGELLWGGSVPVQSLDPHFESAAASARVLENITQGLVRVNWDYELEPLLAEDWESSDDNLELTFTIRQGVQFHDGTELTADDVLASFTRIEENEGLAADYMALVDSMEAPDDQTFVMQLSEPFAPMLSRMATSHMHILTAEQAEQDTVNEPVGTGPFQFESMELDSEFVMTKFDDYWDDELPYLDRVTKSEISDNDNRLNTFEAGEVDFINDVPPRHAESLEGDSSIDFISRFPKSLVYLGVNCTEEPFDSRDARLALEYAIDKNEVMEAALYGQGQVAASPAAPGSEWEHPDLEPRPQDYELAQEHLDAAGYSDGFEATFQIPEQYNDQVTAAQVIESQAAEVGINLNIQLITWSNWLSDVYTDRNFQATTSSYLALWFPDAGFHRPLHSEGAFFFTGWEDEEYDSLIDEARQLYEIEERAPLYHEAAEILQERRSGHILLYWMPTLMARQPNYKGEVMSPDGSTFRFENTWME is encoded by the coding sequence ATGGCAAGTCATAACAGTAGCCCGGAGACTGCCGATTCGTCGACGGGCCCGAGCCGTCGACTCTTCGTGAAGGCGGCCGCCGCAGGGGTGCCGATCGCGTTCGCCGGGTGCCTCGGTGGCGGTGGCGATGGGAATGGAAACGGAAACGGCATCGGCAACGGGAACGGCAATCAGACAGGACCCGACGCCGAGGAGGGCGACCCGGTCGAGGGCGGGGAACTCCTCTGGGGTGGCAGCGTTCCCGTCCAGAGTCTCGATCCACACTTCGAGAGCGCAGCGGCGAGCGCACGCGTCCTCGAGAACATCACGCAGGGGCTGGTGCGAGTGAACTGGGACTACGAACTCGAGCCGCTGCTGGCCGAGGACTGGGAGAGTTCGGACGACAACCTCGAGTTGACGTTCACTATCCGCCAGGGGGTCCAGTTCCACGACGGCACCGAGCTGACCGCCGACGACGTGCTCGCCTCCTTTACCCGAATCGAGGAGAACGAGGGACTGGCCGCCGATTATATGGCGCTGGTCGACTCGATGGAGGCGCCGGACGACCAAACGTTCGTCATGCAGCTCAGCGAGCCGTTCGCGCCGATGCTCTCGCGGATGGCGACCTCGCACATGCACATCCTCACGGCCGAGCAGGCCGAGCAGGATACGGTCAACGAGCCGGTCGGGACCGGCCCGTTCCAGTTCGAGAGCATGGAGCTCGACTCCGAGTTCGTGATGACGAAGTTCGACGACTACTGGGACGACGAACTCCCCTACCTCGACAGGGTCACCAAATCCGAGATTTCGGACAACGACAACCGCCTCAACACGTTCGAGGCCGGCGAAGTCGACTTCATCAACGACGTCCCGCCGCGACACGCCGAGTCCCTCGAAGGCGACTCGAGCATCGACTTCATCAGCCGGTTCCCGAAGTCGCTCGTCTACCTGGGGGTCAACTGCACGGAGGAGCCGTTCGACAGCCGAGACGCTCGACTGGCCCTCGAGTACGCCATCGACAAGAACGAGGTTATGGAGGCGGCGCTGTACGGCCAGGGCCAGGTCGCAGCCAGTCCCGCCGCGCCGGGGAGCGAGTGGGAGCACCCGGATCTGGAGCCCCGGCCGCAGGACTACGAACTCGCCCAGGAGCACCTCGACGCTGCCGGGTACTCGGACGGGTTCGAGGCGACGTTCCAGATCCCGGAGCAGTACAACGACCAGGTGACTGCCGCGCAGGTCATCGAATCCCAGGCGGCAGAGGTTGGGATTAACCTCAACATTCAGCTCATCACCTGGAGCAACTGGCTCAGCGACGTCTACACCGACCGGAACTTCCAGGCGACGACGAGTTCGTACCTGGCGCTGTGGTTCCCGGACGCCGGCTTCCACCGACCGCTCCACTCCGAGGGGGCGTTCTTCTTCACCGGCTGGGAGGACGAGGAGTACGACAGCCTCATCGACGAGGCACGCCAACTCTACGAAATCGAAGAGCGCGCGCCGCTGTACCACGAGGCCGCCGAGATTCTGCAAGAGCGCCGGTCGGGTCACATACTGCTGTACTGGATGCCGACGCTGATGGCCCGTCAACCCAACTACAAGGGCGAGGTCATGTCGCCCGACGGATCGACTTTCAGATTCGAAAACACCTGGATGGAGTAA
- a CDS encoding IclR family transcriptional regulator — protein sequence MNDHETGSARTLETVARACDVIETLEKRDGVGVTELAMALDLSKSSAHSYLNTLREKRLVVKRGDTYHLSLEFLYLGKSVRHRHVLFEHGKSTVDRLAERSGEYAHLMCEQHGLERNIYKVPGENAVGDDYHTAKEQKPDYLHFTSTGKAVLAHLLETRVRSIVDSYGLVRKTEHTITDLDALLAELESIRERGYAVNDEEEIKGIRAVGAPIRSANGEVLGAISVSGPTSRLNDEYYHDELPRMVMESANVTEASINMSTASETL from the coding sequence ATGAACGACCACGAAACCGGTTCCGCCCGGACCCTCGAAACGGTCGCTCGAGCCTGTGACGTGATCGAAACGCTCGAGAAACGCGACGGCGTCGGCGTGACCGAACTGGCGATGGCGCTCGATCTCTCGAAGAGTTCGGCCCACTCCTACCTCAACACGCTCCGCGAGAAACGGCTGGTGGTCAAACGCGGCGACACCTACCACCTCAGCCTCGAGTTTCTCTACCTCGGAAAGTCGGTTCGCCACCGGCACGTCCTCTTCGAGCACGGCAAGTCGACGGTCGACCGCCTCGCCGAGCGAAGCGGCGAGTACGCCCACCTGATGTGCGAACAACACGGCCTCGAGCGGAATATCTACAAAGTTCCGGGGGAGAACGCCGTCGGCGACGACTACCACACCGCGAAAGAGCAGAAACCGGATTACCTCCACTTCACGTCAACCGGGAAGGCCGTTCTCGCACACCTCCTCGAGACCCGGGTTCGATCGATCGTCGACAGTTATGGGCTCGTCCGGAAGACGGAGCACACCATCACCGACCTGGACGCGTTGCTCGCGGAGCTCGAGTCGATACGCGAACGCGGATACGCGGTCAACGACGAGGAAGAGATCAAGGGAATTCGTGCTGTCGGCGCTCCAATTCGAAGCGCGAACGGCGAGGTGCTCGGAGCGATTAGCGTGTCTGGTCCGACCAGCCGACTCAACGACGAGTACTATCACGACGAACTGCCACGTATGGTCATGGAGAGCGCGAACGTGACCGAAGCGAGCATCAACATGTCCACCGCCAGCGAAACCCTGTGA
- a CDS encoding ABC transporter permease, protein MAFVSYLAKRLGFMAITLFLVSLITFGLTNILPGNVALLILGPNANDASIAQLEAQLGLDQPLYLQYVDWVVGLLQGDMGTSLRYGTPVVDLIGVRLPRSLLLAISATIVSVTLSIPLGVIAAVKKNTPTDLTASMLAFVGLSLPIFLWGLVFIYVFALTLGGFPTRGYVSPMDDPVAAAHHLALPASAMGVALTAYIMRMTRSSMIDELGEDYVEFARSKGLSERAVVVRHALKNAAIPVITVIAFQFSYAFGGVVVLEQVFSWPGIGQLTLTAIENRDIPLLQGCIIVIALIYMVSNFLADTFYAYVDPRIRYGGSE, encoded by the coding sequence ATGGCGTTCGTTAGCTACCTGGCAAAGCGCCTCGGGTTCATGGCGATCACGCTGTTCCTCGTGTCGCTCATCACCTTCGGGCTCACGAACATCCTGCCCGGGAACGTGGCGCTGTTGATCCTCGGCCCGAACGCGAACGACGCATCGATCGCCCAGCTCGAGGCACAGCTAGGGCTTGATCAGCCGCTGTATTTGCAGTACGTCGACTGGGTCGTCGGCTTGCTCCAGGGAGACATGGGCACGTCGCTCCGGTACGGGACGCCGGTCGTCGACCTGATCGGCGTCAGGCTCCCGCGGTCGCTGCTGCTCGCCATCTCCGCGACGATCGTTTCGGTGACCCTCTCGATCCCACTTGGCGTCATCGCCGCGGTCAAGAAGAACACCCCGACCGACCTGACGGCGTCGATGCTCGCGTTCGTCGGCCTCTCGCTCCCCATCTTCCTGTGGGGGCTGGTGTTCATCTACGTGTTCGCGCTCACCCTCGGCGGCTTCCCGACTCGCGGCTACGTCTCGCCGATGGACGATCCCGTGGCGGCGGCCCACCACCTCGCACTGCCCGCGAGCGCGATGGGCGTCGCGCTGACGGCCTACATCATGCGCATGACCCGTTCGAGCATGATCGACGAACTGGGTGAGGACTACGTCGAATTCGCCCGGTCGAAGGGGCTCAGCGAGCGGGCGGTCGTGGTTCGCCACGCGCTGAAAAACGCCGCGATTCCCGTCATCACGGTCATCGCGTTCCAGTTCAGTTACGCCTTCGGGGGCGTCGTCGTCCTCGAGCAGGTGTTCTCCTGGCCGGGGATCGGCCAGTTGACGCTGACGGCCATCGAGAACCGCGACATCCCCCTCTTGCAGGGGTGTATCATCGTCATCGCACTGATCTACATGGTCTCGAACTTCCTCGCGGACACGTTCTACGCGTACGTCGATCCGCGAATCCGCTACGGAGGGTCCGAGTAA
- a CDS encoding glycoside hydrolase family 31 protein has translation MQRERLTVSAVESYDLEDDTVRFECAVDGPPDATERTWPVTLRFYDDRTFRFELETVPEVRAERTYPEYDESALETSVDIEATERDGSLYLETDVLTVVVGLDEWSFRVDNEDGTVFEEQREDLDVFGEDRVAPLGGVQEKINHNPRRMAETGTGFRLRPDEKFYGVGEQFVEFDRRGRTIEAWHEEPLGTETQRAYKNIPFHISTDGYGFLVDTTARVTYDFGAESTASGTVAVDDDQFAFVFFYGPSLKDIVRQYTAFTGRPERPPKWSFGTWMSRLGYESRAELEAVADRLREEEIPCDVLHLDPFWMPPGESCTLEWDTDQFPDPEGMMAELRERNFRLSLWEHPHVPVGTDAFLEGARNGYFVTDGSGKPYVMDHTCQGDYRGSLVDFTNPDAVKWWKDKHRRLLEMGVAVFKTDYGEYVPEDAVFANGKSGRLMHNLYPYLYNRAVYETVGEVNGDEEALVWGRAAWTGSQKFPMHWGGDPQTSWNGMAAALRGGLSASLSGIAFWSHDIGGFRGTPSDDLYVRWAQFGLLSSNSRCHGTTPREPWAFGEEALDIFRTYARLRYRLLPYLYTYAEIAARTGLPEVRPLVLEYQDDPRTHRLDTEYLVGEDLLVAPVFEPETTRDVYLPRGEWRHLWDGERYEGEQTVAIDAPLEIMPVFVRAGSVLPQREPTQFVEPGTPDELTLRVTLEDGAASGRYYDESADELVTISGEIRDGSLYLEVPPLSTDRLAIEVVDAPTVSDVVVDGESLSRTDGDPDPGEWTDAGVSLNAVL, from the coding sequence ATGCAACGAGAGCGACTGACGGTTTCGGCGGTCGAGTCGTACGATCTCGAGGACGACACAGTTCGGTTCGAGTGCGCGGTCGACGGTCCCCCGGACGCCACCGAGCGGACCTGGCCCGTGACGCTTCGGTTCTACGACGATCGGACGTTCCGGTTCGAACTCGAGACGGTCCCCGAGGTCCGTGCCGAACGCACGTACCCGGAGTACGACGAGTCGGCACTGGAGACGTCGGTTGACATCGAGGCGACGGAACGGGACGGATCCCTGTACCTCGAGACCGACGTTCTCACCGTCGTCGTCGGCCTCGACGAGTGGAGCTTCCGGGTCGACAACGAGGACGGTACGGTCTTCGAAGAACAGCGCGAGGATCTCGACGTCTTCGGCGAGGACCGTGTCGCCCCCCTCGGCGGCGTCCAGGAGAAGATCAACCACAACCCCCGTCGAATGGCCGAAACGGGAACCGGGTTCCGCCTGCGCCCCGACGAGAAGTTCTACGGCGTCGGCGAGCAGTTCGTCGAGTTCGACCGCCGCGGCCGAACGATCGAAGCCTGGCACGAGGAACCGCTCGGAACCGAGACCCAGCGCGCGTACAAGAACATCCCGTTTCACATCTCGACCGACGGCTACGGCTTCCTCGTCGATACGACCGCTAGGGTCACTTACGACTTCGGCGCTGAATCGACCGCCAGCGGGACGGTCGCCGTCGACGACGACCAGTTCGCGTTCGTCTTCTTCTACGGTCCGTCGCTGAAGGACATCGTCCGTCAGTACACCGCCTTCACCGGCCGGCCCGAACGGCCACCGAAGTGGAGTTTCGGGACGTGGATGTCCCGCCTCGGCTACGAATCGCGGGCCGAACTCGAGGCGGTCGCCGACCGGCTCCGCGAGGAGGAGATTCCCTGCGACGTCCTCCACCTGGACCCGTTCTGGATGCCGCCCGGCGAGTCCTGCACGCTCGAGTGGGACACCGATCAGTTCCCCGACCCGGAAGGGATGATGGCGGAACTGCGCGAGCGGAACTTCCGGCTCTCCCTCTGGGAACACCCCCACGTCCCAGTGGGGACGGACGCGTTCCTCGAGGGGGCGCGGAACGGCTACTTCGTCACCGACGGCTCCGGCAAACCGTACGTGATGGATCACACCTGCCAGGGGGATTATCGCGGGTCGCTGGTCGACTTCACCAACCCCGACGCCGTCAAGTGGTGGAAGGACAAACACCGACGGCTGCTCGAGATGGGTGTCGCCGTGTTCAAGACGGACTACGGCGAGTACGTCCCCGAAGACGCCGTCTTCGCCAACGGGAAGAGCGGTCGGCTGATGCACAACCTCTATCCCTACCTCTACAATCGCGCGGTGTACGAGACGGTCGGCGAGGTCAACGGCGACGAGGAGGCCCTCGTCTGGGGGCGAGCGGCCTGGACGGGGAGCCAGAAATTCCCGATGCACTGGGGCGGCGACCCCCAGACGTCCTGGAACGGGATGGCCGCGGCGCTTCGAGGTGGGTTGTCGGCCTCCCTCTCGGGAATCGCGTTCTGGAGCCACGACATCGGCGGCTTCCGCGGAACCCCGAGCGACGACCTGTACGTCCGGTGGGCCCAGTTCGGACTGCTCTCGAGCAACAGCCGGTGTCACGGCACGACGCCGCGCGAACCCTGGGCCTTCGGCGAGGAGGCGCTGGACATATTCCGGACATACGCCCGACTCCGGTACCGGCTGCTCCCGTACCTCTACACCTACGCCGAAATCGCCGCCCGGACGGGGCTGCCGGAGGTTCGTCCGCTGGTGCTCGAGTACCAGGACGACCCGCGAACGCATCGGCTGGATACGGAGTACCTCGTCGGCGAGGACCTGCTCGTCGCGCCGGTCTTCGAACCCGAGACGACCCGTGACGTCTACCTTCCGCGGGGCGAGTGGCGCCACCTCTGGGACGGCGAACGCTACGAGGGCGAACAAACCGTCGCCATCGACGCGCCGCTCGAGATCATGCCGGTCTTCGTTCGTGCAGGAAGCGTCCTCCCGCAACGAGAGCCGACGCAGTTCGTCGAACCGGGAACGCCGGACGAACTTACCCTCCGGGTTACCCTCGAGGACGGCGCGGCGAGTGGGCGGTACTACGACGAGAGCGCGGACGAACTCGTGACGATTTCGGGCGAGATCCGCGACGGGTCCCTGTACCTCGAGGTGCCGCCACTCTCGACCGACCGACTGGCGATTGAGGTCGTCGATGCGCCCACAGTTTCGGACGTCGTCGTCGACGGGGAATCGCTCTCTCGTACCGATGGCGATCCGGATCCAGGCGAGTGGACGGACGCGGGCGTATCGCTGAACGCCGTGTTGTGA
- a CDS encoding Zn-dependent hydrolase has protein sequence MMVSEERLRADIEANARFGALADVDGRGRTVLTGTEANELARDQFVDRLEDAGLEVRIDAVGNVVGRWDPPEADSTAPPVASGSHLDSVPVGGIFDGPLGVYAALEAVRAIQESDRSLGRPIDVVSFTEEEGQRFGNGLLGSSVATGRTTVDEALATEDDSGTVLEDALEHIGYRGSGRLDAAAWDAWLELHVEQGTKLERAGASAGVVTSITGITHCYVDVAGEADHAGSTPMGDRSDALAAASEIVLDVEDAANRIVVDDSPSAVATVGKASVSPNATNVIPGSVRLGVDVRDVEPESMEALVEALEESARRVEAERDVDVTVTRPYDIPPEPMAPRCRDAMLEAGTATGVETVRMHSGAAHDTMNVARVTDAGLLFAPSRGGLSHNPQEWTDWTDCARATAVLAETIARLADA, from the coding sequence ATGATGGTCTCCGAGGAGAGGCTTCGGGCCGACATCGAAGCGAACGCGCGGTTCGGCGCGTTAGCGGACGTCGACGGCCGCGGGCGAACGGTACTGACGGGAACGGAGGCGAACGAACTGGCGCGCGATCAATTCGTCGACCGGCTCGAGGACGCGGGTCTCGAGGTGCGAATCGACGCCGTCGGCAACGTCGTCGGCCGGTGGGACCCGCCCGAAGCCGATTCGACAGCGCCCCCCGTCGCGTCGGGGAGCCATCTGGACTCGGTGCCGGTCGGCGGCATCTTCGACGGACCGCTCGGCGTCTACGCGGCGCTCGAGGCCGTCCGGGCGATCCAGGAGTCCGATCGATCACTCGGCCGGCCGATCGACGTGGTGAGCTTTACGGAGGAAGAAGGCCAGCGATTCGGCAACGGATTGCTCGGTTCGTCGGTCGCCACGGGTCGGACGACCGTCGACGAGGCGCTTGCCACGGAGGACGACTCGGGAACGGTTCTCGAGGACGCTCTCGAGCACATCGGCTATCGCGGTTCGGGACGCCTCGACGCCGCCGCGTGGGATGCCTGGCTCGAACTGCACGTCGAACAGGGGACGAAACTCGAGCGAGCGGGGGCGTCGGCGGGCGTCGTCACGTCGATCACGGGGATCACCCACTGTTACGTCGACGTCGCCGGCGAAGCCGACCACGCGGGATCGACGCCGATGGGCGACCGAAGCGACGCCCTCGCCGCCGCGAGCGAGATTGTCCTCGACGTCGAGGACGCGGCCAACCGAATCGTCGTCGACGACTCGCCGTCCGCGGTCGCCACTGTCGGAAAGGCGTCGGTCTCGCCGAACGCGACGAACGTCATTCCGGGGTCAGTCCGGCTGGGGGTCGACGTCCGGGACGTCGAACCCGAATCGATGGAGGCACTCGTCGAGGCGCTCGAGGAGAGCGCGCGTCGGGTCGAGGCCGAGCGCGACGTCGACGTAACGGTGACCCGGCCGTACGACATCCCGCCAGAGCCGATGGCTCCTCGGTGTCGTGACGCGATGCTCGAGGCGGGAACGGCGACCGGCGTCGAGACCGTCCGGATGCACTCCGGCGCGGCCCACGACACGATGAACGTGGCGCGGGTAACCGACGCAGGACTACTGTTCGCCCCGTCTCGAGGTGGGCTCTCCCACAACCCCCAGGAGTGGACCGACTGGACGGATTGTGCCAGAGCGACGGCCGTCCTCGCCGAGACGATCGCTCGTCTGGCTGACGCGTGA
- a CDS encoding IclR family transcriptional regulator — protein sequence MSEQSTPTEGGRRIQAVETTCELLDTLRERGSSGVSELARETGYSKATVHSHLATLLDNEFVVKRGNGYEISLKFVDFGEFAKNGVAIHEIAKQEVDKLAEQTGEVAQFMVEEHGRGVYLHKARGANAIRTASYTGERKDLHCTALGKAILTQLPRERVEEIIEEHGLPAHTENTVSTREELFDELETIRQENVAYDDEEVLSGLRCVAAPIVYKNGDIQGAISISGPTSRFKRDRFREELPEIVRSAANVIEVNSTQV from the coding sequence ATGAGCGAGCAATCGACGCCAACGGAAGGGGGCCGCCGGATACAGGCGGTGGAAACCACGTGCGAACTGCTTGATACGCTTCGTGAACGAGGCAGTTCAGGCGTCTCCGAACTCGCTCGAGAGACCGGCTACTCCAAGGCAACCGTTCACTCCCATCTGGCGACGCTCCTTGACAATGAGTTCGTGGTCAAACGTGGGAACGGCTACGAGATCAGCCTCAAATTCGTCGATTTCGGCGAGTTCGCGAAGAATGGCGTTGCGATTCACGAGATCGCCAAACAGGAGGTCGACAAACTGGCCGAACAGACCGGCGAAGTCGCGCAATTCATGGTCGAAGAACACGGCCGCGGTGTCTATCTCCACAAGGCCCGCGGGGCGAACGCCATTCGGACCGCCTCCTACACCGGGGAGCGAAAGGACCTCCACTGCACCGCACTGGGGAAGGCGATCCTCACCCAACTTCCGCGAGAACGCGTCGAGGAGATCATCGAGGAGCACGGTTTGCCCGCACACACCGAGAACACGGTTTCGACGCGGGAAGAACTGTTCGACGAACTCGAGACGATCCGTCAGGAGAACGTGGCCTACGACGACGAGGAGGTCCTCTCCGGTCTTCGGTGTGTTGCGGCGCCGATCGTGTACAAGAACGGAGACATACAGGGTGCGATCAGCATTTCGGGGCCGACCAGCCGGTTCAAACGCGATCGCTTTCGCGAGGAGTTACCGGAAATCGTCCGAAGTGCGGCGAACGTAATCGAAGTGAACTCGACGCAGGTGTGA
- a CDS encoding ABC transporter permease yields the protein MSTERFRLTDEKKAHYGRFARQFRRNQKAMIGLLIVIALFATAILAPFVVPHDPEATNVQDREIAPSLEHPMGTDDLGRDIFSRVMMGARISLYVGFTSISAAMVMGTTIGVVAGYYQGLIDEGLMRGMDAMMSFPPILLALTIVAVLEPSLNNVILALAFVYTPFIARVARSAALSVRNESFVEAAVARGESDGYIIFREVLPNCVGPLLVQGSINVAFTMLLEASLSFLGLGVQPPTPSWGLMINQGWAFMGDAPWLVFFPAAAIAVAVIGFNLLGDGLRDVLDPKGEIIE from the coding sequence ATGTCGACCGAACGCTTCCGGCTGACCGACGAGAAGAAGGCCCACTACGGCCGCTTCGCCCGCCAGTTCCGCCGGAACCAGAAGGCGATGATCGGGTTGCTCATCGTCATCGCCCTCTTCGCGACGGCGATACTCGCACCGTTCGTCGTTCCCCACGATCCGGAGGCGACCAACGTCCAGGACCGCGAAATCGCGCCGTCGCTCGAGCACCCGATGGGAACCGACGACCTCGGTCGCGACATCTTCAGTCGCGTGATGATGGGAGCCCGGATCTCGCTGTACGTCGGGTTCACCTCGATCAGTGCGGCGATGGTCATGGGAACGACCATCGGCGTCGTCGCCGGCTACTACCAGGGGCTTATCGACGAGGGACTCATGCGCGGCATGGACGCGATGATGTCGTTTCCGCCGATCCTGCTGGCGCTGACCATCGTTGCCGTCCTCGAGCCCAGTCTCAACAACGTGATCCTCGCGCTCGCGTTCGTGTACACGCCGTTCATCGCCAGGGTCGCCCGCAGCGCGGCGCTGTCGGTGCGCAACGAATCGTTCGTCGAAGCCGCCGTCGCCCGCGGGGAGAGCGACGGCTACATCATCTTCCGGGAGGTGCTGCCCAACTGCGTCGGACCGTTGCTCGTCCAGGGGTCGATCAACGTCGCGTTCACCATGTTGCTCGAGGCGAGCCTTTCGTTCCTCGGGCTGGGCGTCCAGCCGCCGACCCCCTCATGGGGCCTGATGATCAACCAGGGCTGGGCCTTCATGGGCGACGCGCCGTGGCTCGTGTTCTTCCCGGCGGCCGCCATCGCCGTCGCCGTCATCGGGTTCAACCTGCTGGGTGACGGCCTCCGCGACGTCCTCGATCCCAAGGGGGAGATCATCGAATGA
- a CDS encoding type 1 glutamine amidotransferase: MRLACIQPPNRFDYGTAIQRIVTDRFPDVEFRVLDPRRDRLHPIVTADAVIITGSHARINRRPPFLVHLEDAIRAAIAEAIPILGVCFGHQVLASVLGGTIETLPERSAGFEDIDLTTAGSNHDLFAGFDHTITSFCWHRDHVREPLLDARVLATNRTGVQAFESTRAPAFGIQFHPEFDQSMVETILRDRLASDRCRQQFSRSVTPDQYTKAQESRRLYTRFLEQYVVD, encoded by the coding sequence ATGAGACTCGCGTGCATTCAACCCCCGAACCGTTTCGACTACGGAACGGCGATCCAGCGCATCGTTACCGATCGATTCCCGGACGTCGAGTTTCGCGTCCTTGACCCCCGACGCGATCGGTTGCACCCGATTGTGACCGCCGATGCGGTGATTATCACTGGCTCTCACGCACGCATCAACCGACGTCCCCCGTTCCTCGTCCACCTCGAGGACGCGATCCGCGCCGCCATCGCTGAAGCGATTCCGATCCTAGGCGTGTGCTTCGGCCACCAGGTCCTTGCGTCGGTGCTCGGCGGCACGATCGAGACGCTCCCGGAGCGTTCGGCCGGTTTCGAGGACATCGACCTGACCACGGCGGGGTCGAACCACGACCTGTTCGCCGGTTTCGACCACACCATCACGTCGTTTTGCTGGCACCGCGACCACGTTCGGGAACCGCTCCTGGACGCGCGAGTCCTCGCGACGAATCGAACTGGCGTACAGGCGTTCGAATCGACCAGGGCGCCCGCTTTTGGCATACAATTCCACCCCGAATTCGACCAGTCTATGGTCGAGACTATTCTCCGCGACCGGCTGGCCTCGGACCGGTGTCGCCAGCAATTCTCGCGTTCGGTCACGCCCGACCAGTACACGAAGGCACAGGAGTCCAGACGACTCTACACGCGCTTCCTCGAGCAGTATGTGGTGGACTGA